A single Streptomyces mirabilis DNA region contains:
- a CDS encoding MTH1187 family thiamine-binding protein produces the protein MIVAFSVTPLGVGEDVGEYVADAVRVVRASGLPNRTDAMFTSIEGEWDEVMDVVKRAVAAVEARVPRVSVVLKADIRPGVTDGLTSKVETVERHLSA, from the coding sequence ATGATCGTCGCCTTCTCCGTGACGCCCCTGGGTGTCGGCGAGGACGTGGGGGAGTACGTCGCCGACGCCGTCCGGGTCGTCCGTGCGTCGGGGCTGCCGAACCGCACCGATGCCATGTTCACCTCCATCGAGGGGGAGTGGGACGAGGTGATGGACGTGGTCAAGCGCGCCGTCGCCGCCGTCGAGGCACGTGTGCCGCGCGTCTCCGTCGTCCTGAAGGCGGACATCCGCCCCGGTGTGACGGACGGTCTGACCTCCAAGGTGGAGACCGTGGAACGGCACCTGTCCGCGTAG
- a CDS encoding DUF3817 domain-containing protein, whose amino-acid sequence MDIKTATALRRLRLVSAPEAVSFLLLLLCSVLKRTTDFNGVPVMGSIHGILFILYVIFWADAWSRTKWSKKTAALYFVLSVLPTGGFFAERKLRRETEDAVIASRARREGVVESS is encoded by the coding sequence GTGGACATAAAGACCGCCACCGCCCTCCGCCGCCTCCGCCTGGTCTCGGCCCCCGAGGCCGTCTCCTTCCTGCTGCTGCTCCTGTGCTCGGTGCTGAAGCGGACCACGGACTTCAACGGGGTGCCCGTCATGGGCTCCATCCACGGGATCCTCTTCATCCTGTACGTGATCTTCTGGGCGGACGCCTGGAGCCGCACCAAGTGGAGCAAGAAGACGGCGGCCCTCTACTTCGTCCTCTCCGTGCTGCCCACCGGCGGTTTCTTCGCCGAGCGCAAGCTCCGGCGCGAGACCGAGGACGCGGTCATCGCCTCCCGCGCCCGCCGCGAGGGAGTCGTGGAGTCCTCATGA
- a CDS encoding AIM24 family protein produces the protein MFRLQGSKVLAVDMTGDAVKAKNGSMVAYDGQMAFKKLSGGGEGIRGMVTRRITGEQMTVMEVRGQGTCWFADRACEINLVNLQGDKLYVEASNLLATDAGLRTGTSFTGLRGASQGNGLFTTTVEGHGQAAITSDGPAVVLRVSSQYPLTVDPGAYIAHQGNVRQSFQAGVTFRTFLGEGGGEAFQIRFEGDGLVYVQPSERNTIAGDL, from the coding sequence ATGTTCCGACTTCAAGGCAGCAAGGTGCTGGCCGTCGACATGACCGGGGACGCCGTGAAGGCGAAGAACGGCTCGATGGTCGCGTACGACGGTCAGATGGCGTTCAAGAAGCTGAGCGGTGGTGGGGAGGGGATCCGCGGGATGGTGACCCGGCGCATCACCGGTGAGCAGATGACGGTGATGGAGGTGAGGGGACAAGGGACCTGCTGGTTCGCGGACCGGGCCTGCGAGATCAACCTGGTGAACCTCCAGGGGGACAAGTTGTACGTCGAGGCGAGCAACCTGCTCGCGACCGACGCGGGCCTGCGGACGGGCACGTCCTTCACAGGCCTCAGAGGCGCCTCCCAGGGAAACGGGCTGTTCACGACCACCGTCGAGGGCCACGGCCAGGCGGCGATCACGTCCGACGGTCCGGCGGTGGTGCTGCGTGTCAGCTCCCAGTACCCGCTGACGGTCGACCCGGGGGCGTACATCGCACACCAGGGCAATGTCCGGCAGTCCTTCCAGGCCGGCGTGACATTCCGCACGTTCTTGGGCGAGGGCGGCGGCGAGGCCTTCCAGATCCGTTTCGAGGGCGACGGACTGGTCTACGTACAGCCCAGTGAGCGCAACACGATCGCGGGGGACCTGTGA